TCACGTTTTTCTTCATCTTTCAAGTTCAACAACCACAACCAATGACGGAGATGCTGCATCATGGTAACATTAACTAAGTTTATGTTTGGTTTTCGGTTTCGATTGACAAAATCACTGTTATTTTGGATAAACTACCTTGTACagcttttataaaattaatgtgATTTTGTTAATAACACCATCAAAATTCATCTTAATAGCCAATTCTAAGGCGCATACATTATCGACTTGATTGagtatttaagaaaatatctcaatttaACTTCGTATAGTTGACTGCATCATAAAGTCGGTGgttgttttatatataagaagTGTGTATTagtattcttttttaattttaattttttcctctATTTGTAAATACACAATACATATGTTGTGTGTTggttaatttttgtatttttttgtatttgcaACAGTCACGAGACAACCGATACAAAAAGCATCAACGACACTTTTATTCTGGTGATTTATCAATTACCATTCCTCTTTTGTTGTGTTAGATAGAAAACATGTCGTATAAATCGCtctcaaattgatttttttcagGAGGAGAAAATTGATACTGTCCCTGACACTAACATCATCAATGAAGTGGTCTCTGCAACCTCAGTTAATCATCAAGAAATTGTGCTCTCCGATGATTCATACTCGGAAAGTGCCACCTCAACACAAGATAGTGGTACTGGTGGGATTGATGAAAATAGCCATGATTCTGAATCACAAAATGTGGAACTGGAAATTCATGAGAACCTGCAATCTATAGAAGCAGAAACGGTGAATGATGATGCTGTTGTTTCAGAGCCAGATTTCGATTCTAAGGATGAGGAAGAGAAGATCGAAATGCAGCAGAACGAAGAACATGTAGCAGGGAAAACAGAGAGCGAAGTCACCAAGGAGACTGAGagtgttgaaactgaaataacTTGCTATGAAAATGGAAATTTATCCATGGAGGTGAATGGTGATGAACCATTGGTATCACATTCATTTCAATTGACAACATTGCTTATGCTGTTGCCAGGGTTGTTCTTACTTTTAATTCTACTTTTGCTAATGCATCTTACACAACAATTTCATTTCACTTTTCTGCAATAGTCCTgttcatttcaatttcaaactGTTGAACATTTTGTTTAATGTGGTAAGAAACACTTGAGTACCATAACCTGTTCCCGTTATTTTTAGTACtatcatttttaaattgtatGCCTATATCACTTAagaatacaaattaaatatataattactcTTCAATAATGTGTTTTTACTTCTTGAGTCACTCTCTCTTGCAGACattaacaataacaacaaaattcaaaattggtTCTAAATTGCATTCAAAATTGGTTCTGAATTACAAAGGATTTAAAAGCCTCTGCAAGACTACAACTACATCGCAATCAATAATTGCATCCGCATTTATTACCAATAACAAAATTTACTATTTAGCCAAAATGCAATTTGGAACCACTTTGATCTCTTGATTAGAGTGAAATAGGGATGAAGTCCCTGGTTACAAAGATATTACAGAATTTATAGAGTAGTTGGTGCACCTCCTTAACCAAATGCCCCAGCTCTAGTTTGTAATGCTTCCcatgtttttttaaagaaatgttAAGTGTGACAAATTTGAACTATAGACCCTGTTACATATTACTCTTTCATATCTGTAATTGTCATTGATAGAaacgttttttttttgggaGAATAGATTCTACACTTTCAAACTGTAAGCAAAACAAAATTCTACTCTTcaacttttcaaattttaatgttgaatatattaaaattgacgTAAGTTAAGTGTTTTAGTAAACTATTTTTAGATCTTTTTTTCAATGCTGAAATTGGATtttctttttctccaatagTCTAATTAAACTGTGAAAAATATCAACAACATTCCAAATGATTAGAAGGATTGTTGAGTAAGAAAATagagttaaaaaaaagttgCATGTTAGAAGGCACTAAGAAGCTTTTTATAATGAGGATGACGTTAACAACACCCCTCGGAAGACGCACAGCAAAGAGAGAAGAATGTACACAATCAAATACATAACTTAACATTAGCTGCTACTAACATCCTAAATATGCTTCAAGTGGTAATTATTTATaaccaattaattaattattcaaaaacgTTTGTTTGTCTGTTTATAATAATGAGCAAGCTGGTGGGTTGAGTTTCCCTCCGAAAATAGCTTCTGCATTGGCACAAACGGATACAAAGGTTGTATTGTATGGAGCGCCAACATAAGACAAATCAACATCTGCTACCTCAACACCTTCGCATGGGTTCTTCGTGCTGCATTGCAATGACACTGCAATGTTTGAGACTGTTGTTCCACTTATGTTACGGAAATGCACGTCACTGATCTTCCACACTGAAGTTGATGCCTGCACATTTACAAACATAATTACTTTCGACACCCCACTTAGATACTATATGCGCCCCTAAATCTATATCAATcctaaataattgatattatttattcaagCTTTCACATCGTAATATTTATTCCTTATACAAAAAggtaaaaacaattaataacatttttgcaatagtaattaatataatttaaaatttaaaagagttctaaaaatataattctctTTGAATGTAAGTCTCATATGGTAACTTTTAAgtgaattcaaatattttagacGAGACATCTTATTTCGT
The genomic region above belongs to Cicer arietinum cultivar CDC Frontier isolate Library 1 chromosome 4, Cicar.CDCFrontier_v2.0, whole genome shotgun sequence and contains:
- the LOC105851875 gene encoding uncharacterized protein, translated to MKWHRSMDDERIRMESNNKKKNKNLISRNISEAGGNGIVGLALAVVGFIAVASLSINKNRKKHNASNPKPTLEKSCENLENNEIETNQGLHVFLHLSSSTTTTNDGDAASCHETTDTKSINDTFILEEKIDTVPDTNIINEVVSATSVNHQEIVLSDDSYSESATSTQDSGTGGIDENSHDSESQNVELEIHENLQSIEAETVNDDAVVSEPDFDSKDEEEKIEMQQNEEHVAGKTESEVTKETESVETEITCYENGNLSMEVNGDEPLVSHSFQLTTLLMLLPGLFLLLILLLLMHLTQQFHFTFLQ